One genomic window of Paenibacillus xylanilyticus includes the following:
- a CDS encoding alpha-galactosidase → MSIYIHEEKLQFHLQTRKASYVFQVLPSGYLVHLYYGKKLRNSDLSWLHVRTERASFSPNPVPEDRTISFDTLPLELPVYGTSDFRNPAVQLQLENGSSVSEFTYVGHRLEKGKPALQGLPATYVEAADEADTLVIEMEDRVAGVRIELSYTAYSSFNAITRSMRIINESATSVNVARALSTSVDFPHADYELLQLSGAWTRERDIVRRPLASGLQGVESRRGSSSHQQNPFIALMTPGTDEDQGEVYGFSLVYSGSFTAQAEVDQFHTTRVSLGINPFEFSWKLESGEAFQTPETVMVYSDAGLDGMSQSYHELYRERLARGKFRNAERPVLVNNWEATYFAFNADKIEQIARAGKQLGIELFVLDDGWFGHRDNDDSSLGDWIVDKNKLPQGLDDLANRVTALDMQFGLWFEPEMISPDSELYRKHPDWCLHVPDRRRTEGRQQLVLDFSRQDVRDEIVRMLSDVLGSAPISYVKWDMNRNMTEIGSAQLPADRQRETAHRYMLGLYEVMERITSSFPNILFESCSGGGGRFDPGMLYYMPQTWTSDNTDAVSRLRIQYGTSLVYPVSSMGSHISAVPNHQVNRITSLEIRGHVAMSGNFGYELDLTRFTEEENAIVKAQVELYKEIRGTIQYGTFRRLLSPFEGNETAWMFIAPDGSEAVVFYFRVLSEPNAPLQRLKLKGLDPDADYRLKGGTETYTGDALMYGGISVGRATGDYLSEMFRFERV, encoded by the coding sequence ATGAGCATTTATATCCATGAAGAGAAACTACAATTTCATTTACAAACTCGCAAGGCAAGTTACGTATTCCAGGTGCTTCCTTCGGGATATTTGGTACATCTGTATTATGGCAAAAAATTACGCAACTCAGATCTGAGCTGGCTCCATGTTCGGACGGAACGCGCTTCCTTCAGCCCGAATCCGGTACCTGAGGACCGGACGATCTCATTTGATACACTTCCATTGGAGCTGCCTGTTTATGGAACAAGTGATTTCCGTAACCCGGCCGTACAGCTTCAACTGGAGAATGGTTCAAGTGTCTCGGAATTCACGTATGTTGGTCATCGGTTGGAGAAAGGCAAACCTGCTCTTCAAGGGTTGCCAGCGACTTATGTGGAAGCTGCAGATGAAGCTGATACGCTCGTAATTGAAATGGAGGATCGCGTGGCAGGAGTCCGCATTGAGCTCTCCTACACAGCCTATTCGTCCTTTAATGCAATTACGCGCTCGATGCGTATCATTAATGAGAGCGCTACCTCGGTGAATGTGGCTCGTGCACTAAGCACATCCGTAGATTTCCCGCATGCTGATTATGAACTGCTGCAGCTGTCAGGTGCATGGACGCGGGAACGCGATATTGTTCGTCGCCCACTGGCTTCTGGCTTGCAAGGCGTGGAAAGCCGACGTGGTTCAAGCAGCCATCAACAAAACCCGTTTATCGCATTGATGACGCCAGGTACGGATGAAGATCAGGGAGAAGTGTACGGCTTCAGTCTCGTATACAGCGGAAGTTTCACAGCGCAAGCAGAAGTGGATCAGTTCCACACCACGCGTGTATCACTCGGCATTAACCCGTTTGAGTTCAGCTGGAAGCTGGAATCCGGAGAAGCTTTCCAAACACCTGAGACGGTCATGGTCTATTCGGATGCAGGACTTGACGGCATGTCCCAGTCTTATCACGAACTTTATCGGGAACGGCTTGCTCGCGGCAAGTTCCGCAATGCAGAGCGTCCGGTACTGGTGAACAACTGGGAAGCAACGTATTTTGCTTTTAACGCAGACAAGATTGAACAGATTGCGCGTGCAGGGAAGCAGCTCGGCATCGAGCTGTTTGTATTGGACGATGGCTGGTTCGGACATCGTGACAACGACGACTCCTCGCTGGGTGACTGGATTGTGGACAAGAACAAGCTGCCTCAAGGTCTGGATGACCTGGCGAACCGTGTAACCGCACTCGACATGCAGTTTGGATTGTGGTTCGAGCCAGAGATGATCTCGCCGGATAGTGAGTTGTATCGCAAGCACCCGGACTGGTGCCTGCATGTCCCTGACCGTCGCCGGACAGAGGGCAGACAGCAGTTGGTGCTGGATTTCTCCCGCCAAGACGTTCGGGATGAAATCGTACGCATGCTGAGCGACGTATTGGGTTCTGCGCCGATTTCGTATGTGAAATGGGACATGAACCGGAATATGACGGAGATCGGCTCTGCACAGCTGCCTGCGGACAGACAGCGTGAGACAGCTCATCGCTATATGCTTGGATTGTATGAGGTGATGGAACGGATTACGTCATCCTTCCCTAATATTTTGTTTGAAAGCTGCTCAGGTGGTGGCGGTCGTTTCGATCCGGGCATGCTGTATTACATGCCGCAAACGTGGACAAGCGACAACACGGATGCTGTATCCCGTCTGCGCATCCAATACGGAACAAGTCTCGTGTATCCGGTAAGTTCCATGGGATCACATATCTCGGCCGTACCGAATCATCAGGTTAACCGTATTACGTCGCTGGAGATCCGTGGACATGTTGCCATGTCGGGCAACTTTGGCTACGAGCTTGACCTGACACGTTTCACCGAGGAAGAGAATGCGATTGTGAAGGCTCAAGTGGAGCTGTACAAGGAGATTCGGGGCACCATTCAGTATGGCACGTTCCGTCGTCTGCTCAGTCCGTTTGAGGGTAACGAAACGGCATGGATGTTTATCGCACCCGATGGAAGCGAAGCAGTGGTATTTTATTTCCGCGTGTTGTCCGAGCCTAATGCGCCTCTCCAACGTCTGAAGCTGAAAGGATTGGATCCTGACGCCGATTACCGCCTGAAGGGCGGCACCGAGACGTACACGGGCGATGCATTGATGTATGGCGGAATTTCTGTAGGTCGTGCCACAGGAGATTATTTGAGCGAGATGTTCCGTTTCGAACGGGTATAG
- a CDS encoding CopG family ribbon-helix-helix protein, which produces MANLQNTKRIMISLPDHLLQEVDGIVALENSNRSELIRQAMKLYLTERKKRYIRESMQRGYMEMAKINLTMASEAFHAEEDADSTLDRLVSGV; this is translated from the coding sequence GTGGCCAACTTGCAGAACACCAAGCGGATTATGATCAGTTTGCCTGATCATCTCCTGCAGGAAGTGGATGGCATCGTAGCGCTGGAGAATTCCAACCGCAGCGAATTGATTAGGCAGGCCATGAAGCTGTATTTGACCGAACGGAAGAAGCGTTACATCCGTGAGTCCATGCAGCGCGGGTACATGGAGATGGCAAAAATTAATCTGACCATGGCATCCGAGGCCTTTCACGCGGAGGAAGATGCGGACAGCACTCTGGACCGCTTAGTTAGCGGGGTGTAG
- the cmpA gene encoding cortex morphogenetic protein CmpA produces MPQWLCNQLMRAFHKKDSRQIKLLNECWFFYRNKPANGTPRSAEREL; encoded by the coding sequence TTGCCTCAATGGCTTTGCAATCAACTGATGCGTGCATTTCACAAGAAAGACAGCAGACAGATCAAGCTGCTGAACGAGTGCTGGTTCTTTTACCGGAACAAACCTGCTAATGGCACACCGCGCAGCGCGGAACGTGAACTCTAG
- a CDS encoding Tex family protein: MSEQGTVLEPNEETIKAERQERIIKQVAKELSLALKQVRTTSELLEEGNTIPFIARYRKEMTGELDENQLRLIEERLVYLRNLEDRKVEVIRIIEEQGKLTGELKKSITQAVKLQEVEDLYRPYRQKRKTRASVAKEKGLEPLAVWIWSQPKQGDVLEEAARYINAELGVDDAEAALQGAKDILAENIADDAAIRAWIRRYTLDHGMLTSEAKDADQESVYENYYDYRELAKKMPPHRILAINRGERESILKVGLEVPPEPAHRHMEGQVIKGASAVQDVLRAVIEDAYKRLIAPSIEREVRAELTEKGESQAISVFSANLRNLLLQPPIHGKRVLGVDPAYRTGCKLAVVDDTGKLLEVAVTYPTPPHNKKREAAEVFHRMIKQYDIGLIVIGNGTASRETEQFVAEIIQENGDESLVYLIVNEAGASVYSASKLAQEEFPDLDVAERSAASIARRVQDPLAELVKIDPKAIGVGQYQHDVSQKILEESLKAVVESAVNHVGVDVNTASPSLLSYVAGVNATIAKNIVKYREENGRFTNRRQLQKVPRLGAKTYEQCVGFMRISEGENPLDRTPIHPESYKVVDQLFKELQVELDKLGSKELSVLLSEQQPEQLAVKLDVGVPTLRDILDSLQRPGRDPREEMPLPIFRTDVLKIEDLVEGMELQGTVRNVIDFGAFVDIGIKSDGLVHISQLSNGYVKHPMDVVSVGDNVTVWVMNVDTKKGRVGLTMKKPASKQTS, encoded by the coding sequence TTGTCTGAACAGGGAACGGTTCTGGAACCCAATGAAGAAACAATAAAGGCGGAACGCCAGGAAAGAATCATCAAACAGGTAGCCAAGGAACTGTCACTGGCCTTGAAGCAGGTGCGCACGACGTCGGAGCTTCTGGAAGAAGGCAATACGATTCCGTTTATCGCCCGCTACCGTAAAGAAATGACTGGAGAGCTGGATGAGAACCAGCTGCGACTGATTGAGGAACGTCTCGTATATCTGCGTAACCTTGAGGATCGCAAAGTGGAAGTCATCCGTATTATAGAAGAACAAGGTAAATTGACGGGAGAACTGAAAAAGTCCATTACCCAGGCTGTGAAGCTGCAGGAGGTAGAGGATCTGTATCGTCCTTATCGCCAGAAGCGCAAAACGCGTGCCAGCGTAGCCAAGGAAAAAGGTCTTGAGCCCTTAGCCGTATGGATCTGGAGTCAACCGAAACAGGGGGATGTGCTCGAAGAAGCTGCGCGTTACATCAATGCAGAGCTTGGAGTGGACGATGCAGAAGCAGCCCTTCAGGGAGCCAAAGACATTCTTGCCGAGAACATCGCTGATGATGCTGCCATTCGTGCGTGGATTCGTCGCTATACGCTGGATCATGGCATGTTGACTTCGGAAGCGAAGGATGCGGATCAGGAATCGGTCTATGAGAACTACTATGATTATCGTGAATTGGCCAAAAAGATGCCTCCGCACCGGATTCTCGCCATTAACCGCGGGGAGCGCGAGAGCATTCTGAAAGTAGGTCTGGAGGTTCCGCCTGAACCGGCCCATCGTCATATGGAAGGTCAGGTCATCAAGGGTGCATCTGCAGTACAGGATGTATTGCGGGCTGTCATTGAAGATGCCTACAAACGTCTGATTGCACCTTCCATTGAGCGCGAAGTCCGGGCAGAACTGACGGAAAAGGGAGAGAGCCAGGCAATCTCCGTGTTTTCTGCCAATCTGCGTAACCTGCTGCTTCAGCCGCCGATTCATGGCAAACGTGTGCTTGGTGTCGACCCTGCTTATCGTACAGGCTGCAAACTGGCTGTAGTGGATGATACGGGCAAACTGCTGGAAGTCGCTGTTACGTACCCGACGCCACCTCACAACAAAAAGCGCGAAGCAGCCGAGGTATTCCACCGGATGATCAAGCAGTATGACATTGGACTGATCGTTATCGGTAATGGTACAGCTTCCCGTGAAACGGAACAGTTCGTAGCCGAGATCATTCAGGAAAATGGCGACGAGAGCCTGGTGTACCTCATTGTTAATGAAGCAGGAGCAAGTGTGTATTCCGCTTCCAAGCTGGCGCAGGAGGAATTCCCGGATCTGGATGTGGCCGAGCGCAGTGCAGCTTCCATTGCCCGTCGTGTACAGGACCCTCTGGCTGAACTGGTGAAAATTGATCCAAAGGCCATTGGTGTAGGCCAATACCAGCATGACGTTTCTCAAAAGATTCTGGAGGAAAGTCTGAAAGCGGTCGTGGAATCTGCGGTTAACCATGTAGGCGTGGATGTGAATACGGCTTCGCCATCGCTGCTGTCCTATGTGGCCGGCGTGAATGCGACGATTGCCAAAAACATTGTGAAGTACCGCGAGGAAAACGGACGCTTTACGAACCGTCGTCAGCTGCAGAAGGTGCCGCGTCTGGGTGCCAAAACCTATGAACAATGCGTAGGTTTCATGCGCATTAGTGAAGGTGAGAATCCGCTGGATCGTACACCGATTCACCCGGAATCCTACAAGGTCGTCGATCAGTTGTTCAAAGAACTTCAGGTGGAACTGGACAAGTTGGGCAGCAAGGAGCTGTCCGTGCTTCTATCCGAACAGCAGCCTGAACAACTGGCTGTGAAACTGGACGTGGGTGTGCCTACACTGCGCGACATTCTCGACAGCTTACAGCGCCCGGGACGTGACCCTCGGGAAGAAATGCCACTGCCTATTTTCCGTACGGATGTCCTTAAAATTGAGGATCTGGTTGAAGGCATGGAGCTCCAAGGTACCGTTCGCAACGTAATTGATTTTGGTGCCTTTGTCGATATCGGGATCAAGAGTGATGGACTTGTCCATATTTCACAGCTGAGCAACGGTTACGTCAAGCATCCAATGGATGTTGTTTCTGTTGGTGATAATGTAACGGTATGGGTAATGAATGTGGATACCAAAAAAGGCCGGGTCGGCCTGACTATGAAAAAGCCTGCGTCGAAGCAGACTTCCTAG
- a CDS encoding type II toxin-antitoxin system PemK/MazF family toxin, protein MIVKRGDVFFADLSPVVGSEQGGVRPVLVIQNDIGNRFSPTCIVAAITAQIQKAKLPTHVEIDAAAHGFDRDSVILLEQIRTIDKQRLTDKITHLDEETMKLVNEALQISLGLIDF, encoded by the coding sequence TTGATCGTAAAACGCGGTGACGTTTTTTTTGCGGATCTTTCTCCCGTTGTCGGTTCGGAGCAAGGTGGAGTCAGGCCGGTGCTGGTCATCCAGAATGACATCGGTAACCGGTTCAGTCCAACGTGTATCGTGGCGGCTATTACCGCCCAGATTCAGAAGGCAAAGCTGCCGACGCATGTCGAGATTGATGCTGCGGCTCATGGCTTTGACCGGGACTCTGTGATTTTGCTCGAACAAATACGGACGATTGACAAACAAAGACTGACTGACAAGATTACCCATCTGGACGAGGAGACCATGAAATTGGTCAATGAGGCGTTGCAGATCAGTCTGGGTTTGATCGATTTTTAA